GAATGTTGTAAAGTCCGACCTCACCTAAATCAAGTTTGGAGAGCCAGTGATTATCgggaaaatattaaacattaatgCTTACCTTTAAGCCGGagtgagattttatttttgctgcctTGTGATGATTGCTGAGTTACGGcgctcaaaaataaaatgtaaaaaaataaataaataaaacctcagCTTGCCGCCACATGACTGGCTGTAACCCAGACCTCTCTCCGGCAGACACAGGTTCGGAAGAGCGCGCCCAGCCGAGCTCGGAGCCACGGCGATCGGACACTTCCTCTGCGACGCCCGCCGACTCTTCTCTGCTCCAGGAGCCTTGTCCCGGCCGCAGCCACGCCACCCCTCAATCCCGGACACCCAGCACCATTCAGCGCGAAGCCCTTTCACCAGGTGCGCCCCCCGAGCACTTCCTTTTCACTTTAATCacttctttttactttctctttctttcctctgtcatttctttcgtttttcttttcctcctttctccgCTTTATCTCTTTTCTCAGCTGATGCTTTTTGGAGTAAGTGCGACTGTTGTGGCTCAGCTCTGTTTTTAGGCAATTAAAGTGTTGTGAGAggtgtttggttgtgtttgattgtagaaaaaaaaatgcataaaagcCCACCAGAAACGTCTATTGCCAACTTAGGGGTTAAATCATAATTTAACTTTGGGCCTGATAAAATGGctatacatatgtgtgtgcttgtgtgtgtgtatatatatataacttcATCTCTTCTGTTTGAACTTATGAGAATTCAGTAGTAAATCTTTAAGTTTTATGAACACGTTGGTGATCTTTTGTCTGGCGGCGTCAGCTTGTGTGTAGGctatgagtgtgtctgtggcGAGTGatttgacatttcagtcatAAGAAAACTGTCAGAAATGAAAGACTTTTGACACCAGGCACACCTAAACCCAGCAAGTGTGGGCGAATCACATATAGGTCATAGACATCGATCCCTTTAATGACTCTTCAAAAGCCTTTAGGACTAAAATAGACCAAATtatgactgtatttttttttaaactgttttcagtttgattttatttggtaTTTTATCCTGAATCTGAATAGTCATTATCCACATAATTTCATCTATGTCCTTGGTAAATTAAACTGATGATAGACTCCTCAAACAGTTGGTTTAAAAATATAGATATTTAATGTACGGTCAGCAGCGGTGTAATTGTctctctgtgctttgtgttcatgtatttgtgtgtgcatatgtgtgaaaATCACTTTGTGTGAGGCCACTGAATTCAATTAATTTATCTTATGATttactgacaacaacaaaaaaaaaattctgtgtttttgtattcatGTCTGCaacttcatgtttttatttgttagatCTATGGCATTCTGACAATGAACAAGCGCACTCAGTTATTGgaacagctgcagtttgtccagTTGAAATGCACACCTCGAGGTTAGAGACTGTTTCCCTTCGCCTCACTATGCTGCACCACCTGTGTCTGACTCTGCTTGGGTTGTCTGTCCTcttgcttgcacacacacacacacacacacacacacacacacacctgcttgcATGAAAGTTTAATAAGGGCAACCTGATGGTGGTGTTGGAGTATAGAGAGTTTCcaacagatttgtttcagtgaCATAGAAATAAAGATGCTCCACTGAAGTCTATtggtgaacgtgtgtgtgtgtgtgtgtgtgtgagagagagagagagcacttgCTTGtgaacatgagtgtgtgtgtgtgtgtgtgtattactgaGTGAGGAGTAGGCACAACACCGAATTTAAATCAGCGAAGAGGATGAAACGTTTGCAGACACAGAAGTGGTTTTACAGGTTCCTCTCAGCATACGGGCACATGTTTTTGGCAGAATGAACATATACAGGCTCGTGTTGACATCTTGAACATCATTAGTGATgaaaatatgagtgtgtgtatgcctaCATCATGTGTGTATTAAAAGACAACTCGTCAAAAACGTCTTTCtttggctcacacacacacacacacacacacggaaacacTTGTTTGTGATTCtgtatgttgtatttgttttttctgctccccttttttgtctttcacctttttttttaggTGTATCAAACTCACCTGAAAACCTATTGTATTTAGAAATACATGTGTGCATTTAGCTGCTGCTACACGACAGGTGCAATAAGTCTTAAACACCTCACACAAACTAATACGAGCTGAGGCTTGACCTactgacacaacacagagaGCCACAGAGTTCACCACTATACTCACCTCCTGtcatggcattttttttctttctcatgctgctctctttctctctctctctctctctctctctctctctctccttctctctttgctcttctttttcttcttcttcttcttcttcttgtggcGCCAAATCAGTCTTTAGGTAAAGGCCAGAAAAGCCCCGTGACGCCCATAATGCTGCACGTGTGCTTTTCCACGTGGGCTGAAGAGCTGGTCACTcgtagaagaagaaaaaaaacttgatgaCGTCAAGCACACGTAGCCCACAGCTTGACTCATATcctcaattttaaaaaaatgttgcaacTTAATAGTCCCTTTGAGATATACTGTAGGTCTGTCTGTACGTGTTGTGTCTGATATACACAAAATAATTCAtacttaattttaaatattgctCAAGAAAAGTTTTGGTTATAGGCTCGggttcttttaaaataaattggtggatttattatatttttttccccaccaggTCCATTGTGAGAGGTTCAGGTCTGGTTATAGCAAATAAACCCAATTGAAAGAccaacaaaaatattaaataaataaaagaagcaaggaataaataaataaagttgaatGCGTGAGTGTCCCTcatattgttttgcttttttcttaaTTAACGCTTTGAGTCACCCTTTAGTTTTGAGCCCCCACAGCCAAAACGACTCGCTGCCCCTCAGGTATAATTTAATTGTGCTAGAGTGCCTGAAATTAATGTGTCACTCTGTCTGCTTCCGCCATGAGTGACAGTCATGTAGTCTGTTAGGCACATAGACTGCAAACTAAACGTTGTaggctattaaaaaaaaaacgcattATTATTAGCCTAATAGTATAAGTGCGTATAACTCGGATGAAAGGAAAAGATCTTACTAAGTTaaaggacttttattttgtccaaaacAAGGGCTGAAATAACACGTAACACAACAGGAGAATAACGTGTAATTGTCTGACCGAGCCTGAGTGGGTCCGTTTGGATGCAGGTATTTAAGGATGCTTTAACAACAGCAGGACCGATATGTCCCGTATTTGACTGGACAAACATGACGCGCGAGGAACGGGGGCGATTACGGCAGCGCTCGCGCATGCTGGGCGTCAATGGGAGCAGCGCTGTGTTGACAGTTCCCCTGCTCGGGAGCGACGAGCAAACACCACGAAACGCAGGCTGCGCTCACACTCCTGACTgttgagccacacacacacacacatacacacacactcaaacatgcaCGTGCACATCCAGAAGTACGCACGCAAACGCAAGTGAAGTGTATTACGTAAGGGATTTGATAAGAGGAGACCTTATAGGCCACACCGCACAGACTCTGAGGTGGCGGCttgttgctgtcactgtgagTGAATTCAATCGGGGGGGGGACTCAGTTAGAGGAAatatccgtgtgtgtgtgtgtgtgtgtgtctgggtgtgtgctcgtgtgtgtgtgtgtgtgtgtgtgtgtgtgtgtgtgtgtgtgtgtgtgtgtgtgtgtaggttgtGCAGTTAGTATCCAGCACCACCATGGGGTTCcattattatttaatgttttctcatCTGCTTAGCCATCTGACTAACTACAcccacacactggcacacacagcATTTCAGTGTGTAGGGTGGATTGGATCTTTGACTGCTTTGCTTCAGAATTCTGCACTGATTAACTGCAGCTTGTCTAAGTGAACTAAGTTGACTGTGGGAGAATGAGCGGCTTctggggttgtgtgtgtgtgtgtgtgtgtgtgcgtgcgtgctcCAAATATTTCTACTCAACTTATTCAGTGAAGTGCAAGAGGTGTTAAAGCAGGAAATTGAGTAAATGgcaataaatggaaaaaaatgttcaaaggtTATTCCTTGAAAGGTGCATTCAGAAAAACTTTAGAACATTGCGAAATCTCTGACACTTCAAACGCTGAGAAAACTGCCTGTTCCAATAGAGCTGTGCAGAAGTTTTTAGTCATTCACTGTTTAATTGTTGACCCTGTTTTGCACGAcccttgtgtgcatgtgcctcCAGCAGAGTCTGCCTATGTAGTTTTACAGTGGGGTTGTTCCTTGTGTACTTTTCTGTGAAAATCAGCGTTTAACATGTCACTAAACTTGGCTCGCTAACTAATGATTTTTGCCGTGCAGCTGTTTTCAACTAACACCATAAAAATGCTTATTGAATGAAAAGTTTTTGGAATACATGTGGTCTGACGTGCCACGCAGCTCTAACCTACATGTGTGCTACGTGTCTCCCTGGCAGACATGCCCTGTGTGCAGGCTCAGTACGGGCCCGCCCCCCCAGGCTCAGCCTACTCTGGCCAGTCCTTCAGTTACCAGGGCGACAGCTACAGCTCTGACCTCATGACCCCTGACTACACCAAGCTGGACTTGGGTGGTGGTGAGATCTCTGCAGCCGCTACCACCTCCCTCCCCAGCTTCAACGTCTTTGTGGAGGGCAGTTACGAGCCCAAGTCCTCCTGCCTCTACCAGATGCCTCCGCAAAGGCCCACCAtcaaaaaggaggaggagagctaCCCGACTGCTCCGCCCCTGGAGGCCATGTCCTCCTCCACCATGTACTTTAAACAGTCACCCCCCTCCACTCCCACCACCCCGTCCTTGCCGGCCCAACCTGGCACATCCTTCCTGTGGGAAGAGCACCCTTTGGCCCCTCCATCGCACACCCACTCTCTGGGCTCCAGTTTGGATGCAGGCCCCCTCAAGTCACCCCGCTTTCCACACTTCTACCAGCACTCTCCACCCCACAGTGGTGGCAGCGTCGGCAGTTACGAGGGTCTGGCTGGAGGACTGGTTCgcacttcctcctcttcctcttcctcctcatcctctgtctcCCATCATCATGGTCCACCCCTGGAGCAGCCCATGTACCAGCTGCACCGCGGGGCCGGGGGCAGCAGCCTTGCCTTCCGCTCCCTGGCTCTTGGGCCCTGTGGCCCCCTACTAGGGGACAGCCTGCCCTCACCTCCCCCGCGTGGTCCCCAAGGAGAAGGCACCTGTGCAGTGTGTGGGGACAACGCGGCCTGCCAGCACTACGGCGTACGCACTTGTGAGGGCTGCAAGGGCTTCTTCAAGGTAAATACCCTTCAAAATGAATATGTCATATTCAGTGCCAGTCcaaaagaaaagttttcagtttcactctCAAAACTCTCGAAAAAGTTTAAAACTCTGTCATTTTTGGAGTAACTccactgctttttgttttaaatatcagTGGATTTTGTGGGGGTTTCTAATAAGACATTGTCCACTTCTGCATCTTCTTCTTAATATTCCTGTAAGAACCTTCTTATGTTCCTGCTGTCAGCACCCTCAGTCCTACCACCAGACAGACACTTACTGTCTGCTCATTCCATTTGTCTTTCCATTTGTGCTGCTTTATCCCTCTATTCCGCTACATTTCAAATTGTATTTTcctttactccactacatttgtttGATAGCTATATTTACTAAACTTACTTTACAGATGTAGAGTTCACATAAAAGACATATTAAACCGCTGGTTTCCAGTATTTGTGACTTGTgacctcaaaacaaaaaaacaaaacaaaacaaaaaagagcagTGTCTTGTTTGGGCCCTTTATCATGTTAGTAGTTCCACCAAAGAGATGGTTTCATGTTTAATATCCTGTTCACTAATTTTTCCACACAAAAAAGTAAGATTTGAGAAAAgtctttaaaatgaatatataCAATTTTTATGGCagagtttttttcctctttcctctctcattaATGCTGTCACAACCCCTCAGACTGTGAGAGGAGCCCTGTTCGAGGAGCTTAACCCCTGGGTTGGAAACCGCTGGACCAAGTGCACTGTGTATGAAGTAGTTAAAGTTAGAGTTTCAAATAGTGTTCCAAATGTTACGTGAGAGCACAGGCcgataaaaacacactgctcTGCCTCTCAGAAATAAAGTGCCAGAGGAATTCAATGGAAAGAAATCTTTGAaatcaaagttttcttttcacatatTTGCAGTGAATCAGTGGCCACAAAATTGACCACAATTTTCTAACATAATACTCAGGACGTTATGAGTCAGACTGAGATTTTGTCCATCAAATGATTCAATCTGTCACTTGCCCTACATGTGCTCACATACACGACTCACAGATTAACATAACCGAGGGACGTTTTTTAGTCAGACAGATTTTTCACTTTCCATGTGCAAGTCATTAAATACAATTtagacacacaacaacaaacctGTAGGACATGTGCACGTGCTACAATGCTCCCTTCAAATTACAGCAAACTCACGCTGAGgaaatgcacattttttgccttttaaCATTTTCCGGCGCACTTGTTAAGCATTCTGTTGGTTGCACGAGACGAGAGAGCAAAATTAAGAGACGGCAAGCAGGAGGGTGAAAGCACAGAGGTAATTGAATAATGCCTCTGGTAGGTGAAAATGAATTATCCTTCTTTTCAATTAGTttcacaatttgtttttatttagtaaTTAGTGAAAGCAGCGTCTGGTGGCAGCAGGCCGCGGGCTGTCTGCTCGCTGCAGCGTTCAGCAGCCACACAGCCTGTCAAACCTCACTATGTTTCCTTTGCACATACATGCAGATGCAAGCAGCCATGCAAACACGACATATGCACACGACCACATGTTCATACAGTAACATGTACACGCTGAATCCAGGGCGCAGCAGCGTGAACCCAAACCTGCCTTGCGCACACATGCtctttttcatattcatattatgAGGCACATTACCTCCATTACTTTGGTGGTTTTATTGTCCcctaaaaatattttcctgattatatttaattatcCCTGAATGGTTATTACACATTAAACCATAGTAGAGGCTAGCTGTaaatttttgttatttcattagTGCAATTTGAAGCACATTTTCACAATGAATTCATTTTAGCTCTTAAACAAGTAGTTTgcttttcctgtgtttcattattttggCAGAATAATGTAGTCCATTCACTGGTTTCCATTAATTTAGCAAACTTATTCAGGATTAGATTTTTTGAAATTAAAAGCGAAATCTCAGCTGTTAGTGCAATACAAACATTATGCTGGACATAAAGAAATCGCATTAAAAAGCAACCTGTTTTTACCGCTCTCCTCCGGCTGAGTTATATTAACTGTGCTTTTATGGGTGAAATACACGGCTAAGTTCACTGcacatgatttttattttccactgcttGTACTGCGCACAAGTCATAAGGGGGTTGGAAGGTGGCAGTGTGGCGGTGAAGGAAACAATGGttaacatacacacaacatTGTCACTTAAATGCATGTGTGATAGTTATAAGCTGATAATCTCCTTCactcagagagaaaaatggaacCAGATAAACACCCACACAAATGAACAGACAGCCTCAGCACTTTGAATCAGGTTATTGTtattcaaataaagaaaacaataaaattagataaaaagtttaagctaaaaaaaaaatttgcttAAACAGATATGCACTTTCTTTAATGATAAACTACTCTTTCTCTacatagagacagagaggagttGCTGCCTCTGATTAAGAATAGCAGAGACGAGAGGACAGAGGACTTggaagaaggagggggggggggacaaagtCCCTAAAGGCTTTTAATTTAAGCCAATGCTATTAGCACATGTTACATGACAAGAATATGCCTCTACATGCCTCCATCCAGCCTCCACAACACCCACAGCATGTGAGCttctgaaagtgtgtgtgtgttcatttgtgaaTGTGCTTTAAGTACATATGACTCTTCCTCAGTTCTCACTACACTGCGTTTAACACTACGAGCCCTTGCTCACAGAAACGTTACTGCCGTCCTAAGGGTTTAAGTTTCTGATACCAAGCAagttttaaattaacatttttttggcCTCATAGTAAAATTCAGCCACTGACAGATATTAGATTAATAAAACTAGACTAGAAGTTCTCTCACGCTCCCACTCATGCACAAACACTTAAAGGCTGGCCGAAATAGGCAGGGAATGTACAGACCACTAGAAGGATCTACAGCTATGATAATCATATTAAGATAACTGAAtctgcgtgcatgtgtgtgtgggctgtgtTCACCTGCACACATATATATAGGAGGCATCCCACTGATGAATATCAGAGTCTAGCCAGTTGTGCAGTAATGACTCTGATATGTAGTGTCtctgctgagacacacacacacacacacacacacacagcagtcaagaagagacaggagacaACAAGAGACAGGCCCCACTCATTCATGAGAGCTTAATTTATCAGAGCCTTAATTGATCATTTCAAACTCAGGCTTTTATTGGAACCAGCTATCTTATAAATTAGGCCCTGAggtcgccccccccccccacacacacacacacacactcacacacactcaagccaCCGCCACAGTCAACTGaaattacacacattttcaccagAAAGTCCAATATTctgcaggaaaaacatgcactctccacacacacacacaaactgagagaGCCCCGCGTGTTGATGTCATTCGGCTGTTGACAACATATACAAGAAAGACTGTGAACATATGTTTAAACTTTGTGCTGGGCTTGGCGCAGAGTTGTAGAGGTGTAAATAGATGTTTTGCGTCATCCAGCCTGTCATGCAGCTCGGGACTTCCACTAAACGGATGCTATTTCCCCTCTACCACATTAATGACCATAACTAACTTATCCCCGCGCTCATGGGTCACTGGCCATTGAAGGGATGACAGGGAGATGTTCACAGCGATCTGCGGTGCCATGGCAACGACTCTCATCCGGCGCTGGCGCCCATTACGCGCCAGTTCCGCACTCTCGCCGGAGCATATGGAATAATTGGTGTGTTATTGGTCTCCCGGGGGCACGGGCATGTGTGGCGCGAGGGGTTCCTAAttggatttatttgttttgatgtgttttagaGGCGTTAAAGAAGAGGAGAAGCCGCGACACTTTCCGTGTGTTCCGTTAGTTTGAGTCATAATTTGTTCCGGTGCCGTCTTTCCGATGTGGACCATTGGAGTCACAACTTGATAGCGtctaaaaaaaactttgaaaatgACAGTATTTATGTAATTATGGCGTCAGTCTAACTTTTAGGTTTTTTTGCAAGTGTAATTGTTTCGTTATTAGCCTACCCCAGGCAAAGGTTTACCCAAGAATTTAAATCCCGCTGCCAAAGACTGACAACAAGTCCCGAGGGGTACAAAAGATTCGTCAGTCAGACTTACACAGGCACTCATAGTATAGATCCCAAcagctgtctgtctttcttcttgctTACATTTTCACACTACAGTATAATAAAAGAATAAACTGTAGTTAATTTACTTCACTGTAAAAGTACCTCTAATTCTGTTCAGGGGAGTTTTCATTGAGTCATTAAAGCAATTTCAAACTTTGACAGTATTTTGTCTAAACAGCTTCACTGTAAGCGCAAGCGCACGTGGTTTACCAGTTGGTGCCCGCGCGCACTGTAACGGCATTCACTACACTACCGTTTATCTTGCTATTGTGTTTTAGccacgggggggggggggtacaccCGGACCCCACGTGGACCGtttctgatttcattttaataagGTCAGTAATAATCGCGCGAGCCATCCGAGGAGAAAACAGCTCCCGCGGGGCCCACTGAGAGAGGCGCGATGCGCGAGACCCCGGAGGTGCCACGAGCTGACCCGCGAGCTTCACAAACAATCTGATCAGGCAGCTTTGCGGCCGCTGTCCCTCTGTCTCGCGGGACCCGCCTCGGCACGCCACGCGCTCGGGTCCCCATTGTCAGCTCCGGCGCTAATAAAATTGTCCCTCCTGCAGGCGAGGCTTGTTGGAAAATTAATTTTATCTAATTATACTGATGTCACCGCCGCCTTTCAGCACGTAATTAAAATCTGACCTGCGAGCTTCTGCTTTCATTCTTTGAtggggaagggagggaaaaaaaacagaaattgaattaaacaaatcaaatattagGTGGTTGATTGTGTTTGGAGGCTGATTATTGGTATCCGGGTTTCTTCTCTCCCCAGCGCACAGTGCAGAAAAACGCCAAGTACGTGTGTCTGGCCAGTAAGAACTGTCCAGTGGACAAGAGGAGACGCAACCGCTGCCAGTACTGCCGCTTTCAGAAGTGTCTGAGCGTCGGCATGGTGAAGGAAGGTAAGAGAGACGAAGTGACCACACACCTGATACCCACTGAGGAGCTACTAAACAGGCGGGCAACACAAATCGGACCTCCAGACCATCATGATAAACTTTGTCTTTGCTGGGTTTAATAGACCGGTAACGATCTGACCAGTGGCAACACCACACAGGAAGACAATGGAGAATACACCACATCAGTCaccctttttttaaaaccttcCGAACCCAGAGCTTTTTAAAGAGATGCACTTTTCCATCTCTCCATTTGTGTCACCACGGCAGATAAACGTGAGAGTTGGCACatatcaaaaaatgttttgctgatgTGTAGTGTGGTACTCACGCTGCCCTCATTTCCCTGAGGTTTCTCACCTGtctcacacagatacacaccctcacataaacacacacaaacccccgcaccacacacacactcctccatcCCGCCAACAGGTCTGCAATCGAACAGCTCcactgccatctgctggctaACATCCTCCTGTGTAGGGATTGTGGGAATGTTGGAGAGCTCCTGTGGATAAAGCCTCCTTGCAGTCATAAAGTAATGATAACAGTCGCCTGACTGTCCAACTGTCCAACCTCCTTACAATTGTCGCttgtctgctttctttctctggtCCGCAGTGGTACGTACTGATAGCTTGAAGGGGCGCAGAGGCCGTCTGCCTTCCAAACCAAAGAGCCCCCTGCAGACCGAAGcgtctcctccttctccaccccTCAGCCTGCTCTCCGCTCTGCTCAGGGCTTACTCCCACTGCACGCCCCGTGACCTCGACTACAGCCAGGTACCCCCCCTCCCAATGccacacttttcatttcagtcagagAAATGCGTGTGTTCGGTGAGGAATACGGCTTGTTTAGAAGTTTATTTAGTAGTTTGTCTCATCTTTCTCTGCAGTTCAGTGCCGCCGaccctcccacctcctcctcggATGCAGAACACATCCATCTCTTCTACAGGCTGCTCACCATCTCGATGGAGACCACGCGATGCTGGGCCGACCGGCTTCCGGGGTTCTCTGAGCTTCAGCGTGATGATCAGAACCTGCTCATAGACTCTGCCTTCCTGGAGTTGTTTGTCCTGCGATTGGCTCACAGGTGAGAAGGGCAAGATGTCACCTCTCAGTAGCAGAACAAATGATAGATGGATGAGAACacatttagtttcacttttttaaacTCATGGACAAGTCCCAAGCCATAAGCACacatctaaaatgtttttgattacGCAAATTTCACAGCAGCTTTACTTCATTTGGCATCTCAAGTTGTCATAGGAACAACAGGCAGTTAATATCCTCTACCGTTACAGTACGTTGTGTAACTTTGCTGGCagagctgtgtg
This sequence is a window from Scatophagus argus isolate fScaArg1 chromosome 9, fScaArg1.pri, whole genome shotgun sequence. Protein-coding genes within it:
- the nr4a3 gene encoding nuclear receptor subfamily 4 group A member 3 isoform X1; this translates as MNPEQANTVVIRGKKSDGLEALAHTAFLKVVTFVDTGSEERAQPSSEPRRSDTSSATPADSSLLQEPCPGRSHATPQSRTPSTIQREALSPDMPCVQAQYGPAPPGSAYSGQSFSYQGDSYSSDLMTPDYTKLDLGGGEISAAATTSLPSFNVFVEGSYEPKSSCLYQMPPQRPTIKKEEESYPTAPPLEAMSSSTMYFKQSPPSTPTTPSLPAQPGTSFLWEEHPLAPPSHTHSLGSSLDAGPLKSPRFPHFYQHSPPHSGGSVGSYEGLAGGLVRTSSSSSSSSSSVSHHHGPPLEQPMYQLHRGAGGSSLAFRSLALGPCGPLLGDSLPSPPPRGPQGEGTCAVCGDNAACQHYGVRTCEGCKGFFKRTVQKNAKYVCLASKNCPVDKRRRNRCQYCRFQKCLSVGMVKEVVRTDSLKGRRGRLPSKPKSPLQTEASPPSPPLSLLSALLRAYSHCTPRDLDYSQFSAADPPTSSSDAEHIHLFYRLLTISMETTRCWADRLPGFSELQRDDQNLLIDSAFLELFVLRLAHRSMLSEDKLVFCNGLVLHRFQCLRGFGEWLDSIRDFSTHLQSLNLDASAFACLAALVLLTEQVPGLKDSKRVEELQNKVICCLRDHLGCGPSSSSSKAVPPLSRILGLRAELRSQRTQGLQRIFYLKLEDLVQPPPLIDRFLDILPY
- the nr4a3 gene encoding nuclear receptor subfamily 4 group A member 3 isoform X3, whose product is MPCVQAQYGPAPPGSAYSGQSFSYQGDSYSSDLMTPDYTKLDLGGGEISAAATTSLPSFNVFVEGSYEPKSSCLYQMPPQRPTIKKEEESYPTAPPLEAMSSSTMYFKQSPPSTPTTPSLPAQPGTSFLWEEHPLAPPSHTHSLGSSLDAGPLKSPRFPHFYQHSPPHSGGSVGSYEGLAGGLVRTSSSSSSSSSSVSHHHGPPLEQPMYQLHRGAGGSSLAFRSLALGPCGPLLGDSLPSPPPRGPQGEGTCAVCGDNAACQHYGVRTCEGCKGFFKRTVQKNAKYVCLASKNCPVDKRRRNRCQYCRFQKCLSVGMVKEVVRTDSLKGRRGRLPSKPKSPLQTEASPPSPPLSLLSALLRAYSHCTPRDLDYSQFSAADPPTSSSDAEHIHLFYRLLTISMETTRCWADRLPGFSELQRDDQNLLIDSAFLELFVLRLAHRSMLSEDKLVFCNGLVLHRFQCLRGFGEWLDSIRDFSTHLQSLNLDASAFACLAALVLLTEQVPGLKDSKRVEELQNKVICCLRDHLGCGPSSSSSKAVPPLSRILGLRAELRSQRTQGLQRIFYLKLEDLVQPPPLIDRFLDILPY
- the nr4a3 gene encoding nuclear receptor subfamily 4 group A member 3 isoform X2 produces the protein MNKRTQLLEQLQFVQLKCTPRDMPCVQAQYGPAPPGSAYSGQSFSYQGDSYSSDLMTPDYTKLDLGGGEISAAATTSLPSFNVFVEGSYEPKSSCLYQMPPQRPTIKKEEESYPTAPPLEAMSSSTMYFKQSPPSTPTTPSLPAQPGTSFLWEEHPLAPPSHTHSLGSSLDAGPLKSPRFPHFYQHSPPHSGGSVGSYEGLAGGLVRTSSSSSSSSSSVSHHHGPPLEQPMYQLHRGAGGSSLAFRSLALGPCGPLLGDSLPSPPPRGPQGEGTCAVCGDNAACQHYGVRTCEGCKGFFKRTVQKNAKYVCLASKNCPVDKRRRNRCQYCRFQKCLSVGMVKEVVRTDSLKGRRGRLPSKPKSPLQTEASPPSPPLSLLSALLRAYSHCTPRDLDYSQFSAADPPTSSSDAEHIHLFYRLLTISMETTRCWADRLPGFSELQRDDQNLLIDSAFLELFVLRLAHRSMLSEDKLVFCNGLVLHRFQCLRGFGEWLDSIRDFSTHLQSLNLDASAFACLAALVLLTEQVPGLKDSKRVEELQNKVICCLRDHLGCGPSSSSSKAVPPLSRILGLRAELRSQRTQGLQRIFYLKLEDLVQPPPLIDRFLDILPY